The following coding sequences lie in one Oceaniferula marina genomic window:
- a CDS encoding OmpP1/FadL family transporter, producing the protein MKYKSTGIAITAASLAIISQASATNGVNLIGIGPISRSLGGTGIAAPQDAVSAVFSNPAAMCISESCSKPQADFSLTTFMPSTSAKISMGPNTFKGDSDSDLYFIPAMGVSLPIGHEGSHWRAGMAIYGISGLGVDYESEPIGSVIPFNFTELQIMKVAPSVAYSINPDVSIGASLHVNYASLEIGSGVFPTGKNDDTDWSMGIQLGATWRISNSVTAGLTYTTAQSNTFEDVMPEFGMMGPTGATTDFDLELPQQAGIGVAWVGMEERLTLSFDCKWINWGSADGYSDFGWRDQWTFGLGAQYEVIQDTMVLRIGYNYGENPLRNQEFQQDVMSIVGFPAIVEHHLGMGIGYQINEDFVLNLSWVHAFENTMKSKTPDGSAKVESSLSEDTIDVGLTWRF; encoded by the coding sequence ATGAAATACAAAAGCACCGGCATTGCCATCACAGCAGCAAGCCTCGCCATCATCAGCCAGGCCAGCGCCACCAACGGCGTGAACCTTATCGGAATCGGCCCCATTTCCCGCTCATTGGGAGGGACTGGTATCGCCGCACCCCAGGATGCGGTTAGTGCCGTATTCTCCAACCCAGCGGCCATGTGTATCAGTGAGTCCTGCAGCAAACCACAGGCAGACTTCTCACTAACCACCTTCATGCCATCGACCAGCGCCAAAATCAGCATGGGGCCAAACACGTTCAAAGGAGACAGCGACAGCGACCTCTACTTCATCCCGGCGATGGGTGTTTCCCTGCCCATCGGCCACGAAGGAAGCCACTGGCGGGCCGGCATGGCCATTTACGGTATTTCCGGACTGGGTGTGGATTACGAAAGCGAACCCATCGGCTCGGTGATTCCTTTCAATTTCACTGAGCTGCAAATCATGAAGGTCGCCCCATCGGTTGCCTACTCGATCAACCCGGACGTCTCGATCGGTGCTTCGCTGCACGTGAACTATGCCAGCCTCGAGATTGGATCCGGGGTGTTCCCAACCGGCAAAAACGACGACACGGACTGGTCCATGGGCATCCAACTGGGGGCCACCTGGAGAATCAGTAACTCCGTCACCGCCGGCCTGACTTACACCACGGCCCAATCCAACACCTTCGAAGACGTCATGCCCGAATTCGGCATGATGGGACCAACCGGAGCCACCACCGACTTCGATTTGGAACTGCCGCAGCAGGCAGGCATCGGAGTTGCATGGGTCGGCATGGAAGAGCGCCTGACCCTGTCATTTGATTGCAAATGGATCAACTGGGGCAGTGCCGACGGCTACAGTGATTTTGGCTGGAGGGACCAGTGGACCTTCGGCCTAGGAGCCCAGTATGAGGTGATCCAGGATACCATGGTGCTGCGGATCGGGTACAACTACGGCGAAAACCCACTCCGCAACCAAGAATTCCAACAGGACGTCATGAGTATTGTCGGATTCCCCGCCATTGTGGAACATCACCTCGGCATGGGCATTGGCTATCAAATCAATGAAGACTTTGTCCTCAACCTCTCATGGGTGCACGCCTTTGAGAATACGATGAAATCAAAGACCCCTGACGGCTCGGCAAAAGTCGAATCCTCGCTCTCCGAGGACACCATCGATGTGGGTCTGACCTGGAGATTCTAG
- a CDS encoding ArsR/SmtB family transcription factor yields MTQDQLDAIKRQFEDNQLVCEKVVGLFHLFSNKVRFRTVCMLMYGEACVQEIAEVVTAGKMTNISQQLRVLRLAGVVKQRRNKKQMLYSLADPKIARMIEYLRCEFLEDCNPTTENDQ; encoded by the coding sequence ATGACGCAAGATCAATTAGATGCCATCAAGAGGCAATTTGAAGATAACCAGTTAGTTTGTGAAAAAGTGGTGGGGCTGTTCCATTTGTTTTCGAACAAGGTGAGATTTCGAACCGTCTGCATGCTGATGTATGGGGAAGCCTGTGTGCAAGAGATCGCGGAAGTTGTGACGGCCGGTAAAATGACCAACATCTCACAACAGCTCCGGGTCTTGAGACTTGCGGGGGTGGTCAAGCAACGGCGAAACAAGAAACAGATGCTCTACTCGCTGGCGGATCCGAAAATCGCCAGAATGATCGAATACCTCCGCTGCGAATTTCTGGAAGACTGCAATCCAACAACTGAAAACGACCAATGA
- a CDS encoding class II aldolase/adducin family protein, protein MELSELEAGGQLGPMDQTSGAVMYADILADAIHRVYRAGMTTTSGGNFSLCEEDGGIWITPAGVDKGSLVPDDMVKVAADGSLEGKHRPSSEFPIHRQVYEKREDLGAVIHAHPPALVAYALARQEPDLAMMPTVSELCGRTCFADYRLPGSEMLGQVVADGFATGANVVVMGNHGVAVGGKDMQQAYNRLLAAEFCAQALLDARTLGGAKPGRGDVLPWYTPIQVVPVESGTFVPFEGLSESAAARSVRMAMDRASRQGLLPRSFGSVSARHGSDSFVINAAGVPRDCVGGADTALIQAGQIGKRVHPDESWKLHRAIYDSHPDIDSLIVTQAPAVMAHALAHERLDVTTNPESWVFVREVVALAGDAGVDAIVSALGPETPVVLLNNGAMIVSGGSMMQTFDRLEVCEFTAQSVLLARSLGGAVDMETQKIEALREAFCS, encoded by the coding sequence ATGGAGCTTAGTGAATTGGAAGCTGGGGGGCAGCTGGGGCCGATGGATCAGACCTCGGGGGCTGTTATGTATGCTGATATTTTGGCGGATGCGATTCATCGCGTGTACCGTGCGGGGATGACCACTACGTCTGGCGGCAATTTTTCTCTTTGCGAGGAGGATGGGGGTATCTGGATTACCCCGGCGGGTGTGGACAAGGGGTCTTTGGTTCCTGATGACATGGTGAAGGTTGCCGCTGACGGTTCGCTTGAAGGTAAACACCGACCGAGCTCTGAATTTCCCATCCACCGGCAGGTTTACGAAAAGCGCGAGGACCTGGGGGCTGTGATTCATGCCCATCCTCCGGCCTTGGTCGCTTACGCTCTTGCGCGCCAGGAGCCTGATTTGGCCATGATGCCTACGGTGTCTGAGTTATGTGGACGCACATGTTTTGCTGATTACCGCTTGCCGGGGAGTGAGATGTTGGGCCAGGTGGTGGCTGATGGTTTTGCGACGGGGGCGAATGTCGTGGTGATGGGAAACCATGGGGTGGCCGTGGGGGGGAAGGATATGCAGCAAGCATACAACCGCTTGCTGGCTGCGGAGTTTTGTGCTCAGGCCTTGCTGGATGCTCGCACACTTGGTGGAGCCAAGCCGGGCCGCGGAGATGTCTTGCCATGGTATACTCCGATACAAGTCGTCCCGGTAGAAAGCGGAACGTTTGTCCCGTTTGAGGGGCTAAGTGAATCGGCAGCAGCACGATCTGTCAGGATGGCGATGGATCGAGCGAGCAGGCAAGGTCTGTTGCCGAGGTCCTTTGGTTCGGTTTCGGCACGGCATGGTTCCGATAGCTTTGTGATCAATGCGGCGGGTGTCCCGAGAGACTGTGTCGGCGGAGCTGATACGGCCCTGATTCAGGCTGGGCAAATAGGGAAGCGAGTGCACCCTGACGAATCATGGAAGTTGCATCGTGCCATTTATGATAGCCACCCGGATATCGACTCTCTGATTGTGACTCAGGCTCCCGCAGTGATGGCACATGCACTTGCCCATGAGCGCTTGGACGTGACGACCAACCCGGAAAGTTGGGTGTTTGTCCGCGAGGTGGTTGCCTTGGCCGGGGATGCCGGAGTGGATGCCATTGTTTCGGCTTTGGGGCCGGAGACTCCGGTTGTGTTGCTGAATAACGGAGCCATGATTGTCAGTGGAGGGTCAATGATGCAGACCTTTGACCGCTTGGAAGTCTGCGAGTTTACCGCACAGTCGGTTTTACTGGCGCGCTCACTCGGTGGAGCCGTTGATATGGAGACTCAAAAAATCGAAGCGCTGCGGGAGGCCTTTTGCTCCTGA
- a CDS encoding peroxiredoxin: MNQHKHPHRNISLAISTCLIALCGACSPPAPLPQGMDSVVYRPQKSKPVDSATTLKPGQRAPGFSLPSVSGGQISLSQFRGKRHVVLSFVPAAFTPVCSSQYPGYNIALDLFEKNDAVLLGITSDNIPSLHAWEVSMGGLDFDLLSDFWPHGKVASQYGILRSDGTSERALIVIDKQGVIRYVDVHDINKRPKLEDLAKVLNELNP; encoded by the coding sequence ATGAATCAACACAAACACCCTCACCGGAACATCTCCCTTGCCATCAGCACATGCTTGATCGCTCTTTGTGGTGCCTGTTCCCCACCAGCCCCCCTGCCCCAAGGCATGGACTCGGTGGTCTACCGCCCGCAAAAAAGCAAACCGGTCGATAGCGCCACCACATTGAAACCGGGCCAACGAGCACCGGGCTTCTCACTACCATCCGTTTCGGGAGGGCAAATTTCACTTTCCCAATTCAGAGGAAAAAGGCACGTCGTTCTCTCATTTGTGCCGGCAGCCTTCACCCCGGTCTGTTCGTCCCAGTACCCTGGATACAACATCGCACTCGATCTCTTTGAGAAAAATGATGCTGTCCTGCTAGGTATTACATCCGATAATATCCCGTCCCTCCACGCATGGGAGGTCTCGATGGGAGGACTTGACTTTGACCTTCTCTCCGATTTCTGGCCACATGGCAAGGTTGCCTCCCAATACGGGATATTGCGCAGCGACGGAACCAGCGAGCGGGCTCTGATCGTGATCGACAAACAAGGAGTGATCCGCTACGTCGACGTCCACGATATCAACAAACGGCCAAAGCTGGAGGATTTGGCCAAGGTTCTGAACGAACTCAACCCATAG
- a CDS encoding TusE/DsrC/DsvC family sulfur relay protein has product MPDKTINGVSISVDDDGFMTDHSQWNKELAAALAEEEGISLSDGHWKVIDYILADYAEKGTVPGMRRINKVGGIPTKELYALFPGGPIKKAAKVSGLPKPTSCV; this is encoded by the coding sequence ATGCCTGATAAGACGATAAACGGAGTAAGCATCAGCGTCGACGATGACGGATTCATGACCGACCACAGTCAATGGAACAAGGAACTGGCGGCCGCACTAGCAGAAGAAGAAGGTATCAGCCTGAGCGATGGCCACTGGAAGGTCATCGACTACATTCTGGCCGATTACGCAGAAAAAGGGACCGTTCCTGGTATGCGCCGCATCAACAAAGTCGGTGGCATTCCGACCAAGGAACTCTACGCCCTGTTCCCCGGTGGACCGATCAAAAAAGCAGCCAAAGTCTCGGGCCTGCCAAAACCTACCAGCTGCGTCTAG
- the sqr gene encoding type III sulfide quinone reductase, selenoprotein subtype yields MKNILILGAGTAGTIMANQLRKKMNLEQWKITIVDKEGDHYYQPGFLFMPFGIYSESDVVKPKRRFVGAGVDYLEADVDRIEAEQNQVFLKNGECLPYDVLIVATGTAPVPEETEGMTGADWGKNVHEFYTFEGAKALAKTLDGWQGGRLVMHICEMPIKCPVAPLEFVFLADSWLRKRGLREQTELIYVTPLSGAFTKPVASKILSGLLEEKQIEVVNDFNIGSVDNEEHKIVSWDEREVAYDLLVTVPTNMGDSMVERSGLGDELNFIPTDKHTLQSKAHENIFVIGDATDAPTSKAGSVAHFEAEVLIENIMAFTKGEPLPEKFDGHANCFIESGNGKGFLLDFNYDLEPVPGKFPLPGIGPMSLLTETRLNHMGKMAFRWVYWNMLLPGHPIPMVGHRMTLTGKNIPEGVKIPESLDA; encoded by the coding sequence ATGAAAAACATCCTTATCCTCGGTGCAGGAACAGCTGGAACCATCATGGCGAACCAGCTCCGAAAAAAAATGAATCTCGAACAATGGAAGATCACCATTGTCGACAAAGAAGGAGATCATTACTACCAACCCGGTTTTTTATTCATGCCCTTCGGCATTTATTCGGAGTCGGACGTGGTCAAACCCAAACGCCGGTTTGTGGGAGCGGGTGTTGACTATCTTGAGGCAGATGTCGATCGCATTGAAGCAGAACAAAACCAGGTCTTCTTGAAAAATGGAGAATGTCTTCCCTATGACGTCCTGATCGTGGCAACCGGCACGGCTCCGGTTCCCGAAGAAACCGAGGGGATGACCGGAGCGGACTGGGGTAAAAACGTCCACGAGTTTTACACCTTCGAAGGGGCCAAGGCACTGGCCAAAACCTTGGACGGGTGGCAAGGAGGAAGACTGGTGATGCATATTTGTGAAATGCCTATCAAGTGCCCTGTCGCCCCCTTGGAGTTTGTCTTCCTGGCCGACAGCTGGCTCAGGAAACGAGGCTTGAGGGAACAGACCGAGCTAATCTACGTCACCCCTCTTTCCGGAGCCTTCACCAAACCGGTTGCTTCGAAAATCCTCAGCGGCTTGCTGGAGGAAAAACAAATCGAAGTGGTCAACGACTTCAACATCGGGAGTGTCGACAATGAAGAACACAAAATCGTCTCATGGGACGAACGGGAGGTGGCTTACGACCTACTGGTCACGGTGCCCACAAACATGGGAGATTCCATGGTGGAACGATCGGGGCTCGGAGATGAATTAAACTTCATCCCGACCGATAAACACACCCTGCAGTCAAAGGCCCATGAAAATATTTTTGTTATCGGTGATGCCACCGACGCTCCGACATCCAAGGCTGGTTCCGTTGCCCATTTTGAAGCGGAAGTTCTGATTGAAAACATCATGGCCTTCACCAAGGGAGAGCCACTACCTGAAAAATTCGATGGGCATGCCAATTGTTTCATCGAATCGGGTAACGGCAAAGGCTTCCTTCTGGACTTTAACTACGACTTGGAACCCGTGCCTGGCAAGTTCCCGCTTCCCGGTATCGGCCCCATGTCCCTACTCACAGAAACCCGGCTCAACCACATGGGCAAAATGGCCTTCCGCTGGGTTTACTGGAACATGCTTCTTCCCGGCCACCCGATCCCCATGGTCGGTCATCGAATGACCCTGACCGGTAAAAACATTCCGGAGGGCGTCAAGATCCCTGAGTCTCTGGATGCCTGA
- a CDS encoding sugar phosphate isomerase/epimerase family protein, with the protein MKRRSFSVLCGAAAISGVAPAWAKSEQAKPFLSAFAPHPGQLPTAPKGYLDQLKFAYDLGFRAWEDNGLIRKPAKLQQEVGDFCREKGMALGVTVISGGNGLHFATADKAGQEKVLADMKKGVETSKRTGQTCMTMIPGTRRKGEDLASQIKGAVDLMKQCCDIVEEHGIILVQEPLSHGVKGGAPLLRSFVDGYDLCRAVGRKSCKLLADFYHEGQIGNELLPNAEKTWSEVAYVQYGDVPGRKEPGSGKLDYKAVTSWIRKQGYTGVIGMEHGVSAKGKEGLEKLLKSYRGIDA; encoded by the coding sequence ATGAAACGAAGATCCTTTTCCGTGTTGTGTGGGGCTGCTGCGATTAGTGGCGTGGCTCCGGCCTGGGCCAAGTCCGAACAAGCTAAACCGTTTTTGTCTGCCTTTGCTCCTCACCCGGGCCAGTTGCCGACGGCTCCGAAAGGCTACCTGGACCAACTGAAGTTTGCTTATGATCTTGGATTTCGGGCTTGGGAAGACAATGGACTGATTCGTAAACCGGCGAAGTTGCAGCAAGAGGTGGGAGATTTTTGTCGTGAAAAGGGAATGGCTCTTGGCGTGACGGTGATTTCAGGAGGCAATGGATTGCATTTTGCGACAGCGGACAAAGCGGGGCAGGAGAAAGTCCTGGCCGATATGAAAAAGGGGGTCGAGACCTCCAAGCGAACTGGGCAGACGTGTATGACGATGATCCCCGGAACCCGCCGCAAAGGTGAGGATCTGGCTTCGCAGATCAAAGGAGCCGTTGACCTGATGAAGCAATGCTGTGACATCGTCGAAGAACACGGTATCATCCTGGTGCAGGAGCCACTTTCCCACGGAGTGAAAGGTGGGGCTCCCTTGTTGCGGAGTTTTGTGGACGGTTATGATCTTTGCCGGGCTGTGGGGCGTAAATCCTGCAAGCTGTTAGCCGATTTTTATCATGAGGGGCAGATCGGAAATGAATTGCTTCCCAATGCCGAAAAAACATGGTCCGAGGTTGCTTATGTTCAATACGGGGATGTTCCCGGGCGCAAGGAACCGGGGTCCGGCAAGTTGGATTACAAAGCCGTTACCTCTTGGATTCGTAAGCAGGGATACACCGGTGTGATTGGTATGGAGCACGGAGTCAGCGCCAAAGGAAAAGAGGGTCTTGAAAAGTTGCTCAAGTCCTATCGCGGTATCGACGCCTAG
- a CDS encoding DsrE/DsrF/DrsH-like family protein: MSEEPIKKVSIIVSRGSLEGIYPGLIMANGARMEGIEANLFFTFFGLYGVLTKYMNSIKIATVGNPAMRVPDAKGFPLPTWMGSMPGMSAFATHMMNKEMEKIDIPPVGEFIEMISDAGCNIYACKATVDMFHLTDDDFCPQMDRVLTVGEFYELSAGSQIIFT; encoded by the coding sequence ATGAGTGAAGAACCTATCAAAAAAGTATCCATCATTGTTTCCCGCGGTTCCCTTGAAGGGATCTATCCCGGCCTGATCATGGCCAATGGCGCGAGAATGGAAGGCATTGAAGCCAACCTTTTCTTTACCTTCTTCGGTCTCTACGGAGTCCTGACAAAGTATATGAATAGCATTAAAATCGCAACGGTCGGCAATCCGGCCATGCGCGTCCCCGATGCCAAGGGTTTCCCTCTCCCCACGTGGATGGGTTCCATGCCCGGCATGTCGGCCTTTGCCACCCACATGATGAACAAGGAGATGGAAAAAATCGACATCCCGCCGGTCGGAGAATTCATCGAAATGATCTCAGATGCCGGGTGCAACATCTATGCCTGCAAGGCCACGGTGGACATGTTCCACCTGACAGATGACGACTTCTGCCCACAGATGGACCGGGTCCTTACCGTCGGTGAGTTCTATGAACTTTCTGCCGGATCCCAGATCATCTTTACCTAA
- a CDS encoding DUF2851 family protein: MTSYLDLLRACGRESWVMEEWGAGPVVSELELQALWFAGQLGREFVTLSGESVKVVQFGHWNHAAGPDFLHAVVEIGGETCCGTIELDHRASDWEAHGHAQNESFNRVVLHVVFEEGGPCVFTRTSEHREIPRVVVAAHVLEDALDRPRLKVARAHPGRCCSSMGSMTDGDVERLLLEAAKHRMRRKARWRMKTVEAQSKDEWLWQALATTMGYRPNRLAMTLLAQRLPIRLLLDRPEQAEALLFGVAGFLSAEIYDQAEGDSREYLRGLWESWWRLRADYELIPERQIPWRLAGIRPVNHPQRRLACLAGVVRQWAAFRRACQHVQDVESFLLGLGHPYWNWHFTLTSQTSARRMVLVGKQRVREFVVNHLLPLRLAADDQTAWRHFMKIPAPVLSEKVDVASCRLWGNHPQKTAYLKKAWQHQALLQIYQDFCLQDISDCQQCPFPEQLGQWREGAP, encoded by the coding sequence ATGACGTCTTATCTGGATTTGTTGCGGGCCTGCGGTCGGGAGTCGTGGGTGATGGAGGAGTGGGGCGCGGGACCGGTGGTTTCGGAGTTGGAGTTGCAGGCATTATGGTTTGCCGGGCAGTTGGGGCGTGAGTTTGTCACCTTGTCCGGAGAGTCGGTTAAGGTGGTTCAGTTTGGTCATTGGAATCATGCGGCTGGCCCGGATTTTTTGCATGCGGTGGTGGAGATTGGCGGGGAGACTTGTTGTGGAACGATTGAGTTGGACCACCGGGCTTCGGACTGGGAAGCGCATGGTCATGCTCAGAATGAGTCCTTTAACCGGGTGGTCTTGCATGTGGTGTTTGAGGAGGGAGGTCCATGTGTGTTTACCCGGACTAGCGAACATCGTGAGATTCCTCGGGTGGTGGTGGCTGCTCATGTGCTTGAGGATGCTTTGGATCGGCCCAGGCTGAAGGTGGCTCGGGCTCACCCGGGGCGTTGCTGTTCGTCCATGGGGTCGATGACTGACGGGGATGTCGAGCGGCTGTTACTTGAAGCTGCCAAGCACCGGATGCGCCGGAAGGCCAGATGGCGGATGAAGACGGTTGAGGCTCAGTCGAAGGATGAATGGCTGTGGCAGGCTCTGGCCACAACCATGGGTTACCGGCCGAATCGATTGGCGATGACGCTGCTTGCCCAGCGCTTGCCGATCCGCTTGTTGCTGGATCGTCCTGAGCAGGCGGAGGCGCTTTTGTTTGGGGTGGCGGGTTTTTTATCGGCTGAGATTTACGATCAGGCGGAGGGGGACAGCCGGGAGTATTTACGTGGGCTTTGGGAGTCTTGGTGGCGTCTCAGGGCGGATTATGAATTGATTCCCGAGCGGCAGATTCCGTGGCGTTTGGCAGGGATCCGGCCGGTGAATCATCCGCAGCGGAGGTTGGCCTGTCTGGCGGGGGTGGTTCGGCAGTGGGCGGCATTCAGACGAGCATGTCAGCATGTGCAGGATGTGGAGTCATTTTTACTCGGGCTCGGGCATCCTTATTGGAACTGGCATTTCACCTTGACGAGTCAAACCAGTGCCAGGCGGATGGTTTTGGTGGGCAAACAGCGGGTGAGGGAGTTTGTGGTGAATCATCTCTTACCCTTGCGCCTTGCCGCTGACGATCAGACTGCATGGCGGCATTTTATGAAGATACCGGCACCCGTTCTGAGTGAGAAGGTGGATGTGGCCTCGTGCCGCCTCTGGGGCAATCATCCGCAGAAGACGGCGTATCTGAAAAAAGCCTGGCAGCATCAGGCGCTATTACAGATTTATCAGGATTTTTGTTTGCAGGATATCAGTGATTGCCAGCAGTGCCCGTTTCCCGAGCAGCTTGGACAATGGCGCGAAGGCGCGCCTTAG
- a CDS encoding peroxiredoxin family protein has protein sequence MKYAFQSCLLILLAGILHSCSTGSSTSESSSGPAPGGDYRNSKADIVVLSFFDMYCPHCQRSAGDVNELYAMVQSRGKGRQIAFYAIGKNNSPMEAQLYQKRYKVPFTVLPDKDLQISSRFSKVTPPMLIALKKQGGTWQEYYRVSKIEGNAAGIYPNIQP, from the coding sequence ATGAAATATGCGTTTCAATCTTGTCTTCTCATTCTTCTCGCCGGAATACTCCATTCTTGCTCAACGGGAAGCTCAACATCTGAATCATCCTCAGGCCCTGCCCCCGGTGGTGATTATCGAAACTCCAAAGCCGACATTGTCGTATTGAGCTTCTTCGACATGTATTGTCCACATTGTCAGCGCAGTGCGGGCGACGTCAATGAGCTCTACGCAATGGTTCAATCCCGGGGAAAGGGGCGCCAGATCGCTTTTTATGCCATCGGTAAAAACAACTCCCCGATGGAAGCCCAGCTCTATCAAAAGCGCTACAAGGTCCCCTTTACAGTCCTACCGGACAAGGACCTCCAGATTTCCTCACGCTTCTCCAAGGTGACGCCACCCATGCTCATCGCGCTCAAAAAACAAGGAGGCACTTGGCAGGAATACTATCGTGTAAGCAAAATCGAAGGTAACGCTGCGGGCATCTATCCAAACATCCAACCATAA
- a CDS encoding M23 family metallopeptidase has translation MTSALTLRILTATLLTAILSPAAGASETSLKLPTVNEHLYGDDGSKFYMWVPRVFEGKTSRPWTAGKYGFVRTLRRTEDGVIGTKFHEGIDIKPIKRDRSQNPLDAVNALAAGTVAYVNPYAGNSNYGKYVVVKHNWQSGPIYSLYAHLSTTEVKTGQVVKQGQKLGKMGYTGRGINRERSHVHLELDLMISSRFNTWHNKSFGSKNHHGLHNGLNMSGMDIAELLLQQKKNPNLTIPAFFATIPVYYKITVPRKGPLEIVQRYPWMAKGDHRTRTPSWEISFSQSGLPLAVSPSKRSVPAPRVTSVKKCLSKHEYHTKGLLTGTGHRASLTRIGLRYLSLVTGEF, from the coding sequence ATGACTTCAGCCCTCACCCTTCGCATTCTTACCGCCACCCTTCTCACTGCGATTCTCAGTCCTGCTGCCGGGGCCAGTGAGACCTCGCTCAAACTCCCCACTGTCAACGAACACCTCTATGGTGATGACGGCAGTAAGTTTTACATGTGGGTCCCTCGAGTCTTTGAGGGAAAAACCTCCCGCCCATGGACGGCGGGCAAATACGGGTTTGTCCGCACCCTGAGACGCACTGAGGACGGCGTCATCGGCACAAAGTTCCACGAGGGCATCGATATCAAACCGATCAAACGTGACCGGTCTCAGAATCCACTCGATGCGGTCAACGCCCTGGCCGCAGGCACCGTGGCCTACGTCAACCCCTACGCCGGCAATAGCAACTACGGCAAATATGTCGTCGTCAAACACAACTGGCAAAGCGGCCCGATCTATAGCCTGTATGCCCACCTATCCACCACCGAAGTCAAAACCGGCCAGGTTGTCAAACAAGGGCAGAAACTCGGCAAAATGGGATACACCGGTCGAGGGATCAACCGTGAGCGCTCCCACGTGCACCTGGAACTCGACCTGATGATCTCCAGCCGTTTCAACACCTGGCACAACAAAAGCTTCGGCAGCAAAAACCACCACGGCTTACACAATGGTCTGAACATGTCCGGAATGGATATCGCTGAACTCTTGCTCCAGCAAAAGAAAAACCCCAACCTCACCATCCCGGCCTTTTTCGCCACCATCCCCGTGTATTACAAAATCACCGTTCCTCGAAAAGGGCCTCTGGAAATCGTCCAGCGCTATCCGTGGATGGCCAAGGGAGATCACCGGACACGCACCCCGTCATGGGAGATCTCCTTCAGCCAGTCAGGGCTACCATTAGCCGTCAGCCCCAGTAAGCGCAGCGTCCCTGCACCACGCGTTACTTCGGTTAAAAAGTGCCTGTCAAAACACGAATATCACACCAAAGGATTACTCACAGGGACAGGTCACCGGGCTTCTCTGACCCGCATCGGGCTACGCTATCTTTCGCTGGTCACGGGGGAATTCTAA
- a CDS encoding phosphate acyltransferase, with protein MSDSFSFPEANALTAKLYTKLKRHPKRIVFADGEDIRVLRVAAKMVEMEIAVPILLGNRDRIYQMAEAEGISMLFVNVIEPSTSSEVSLFCKRLEKVSRYQGKEIANPCEIVSRPHNFAAMMVQYGHADGMVAGNQSMPATVFRAAMTMIKPIKEVPTVFGAMILVAPPHLQHFGKDGILFLADCGVIPTPDVKQLASIAVQTGDLARHFLARTPKVAMLSHSTHGSANTESSQRVVAATELARQKVKKNYLDMQIEGELQADVALDPEAAEQKLEGKPAGNPADVLVFPTLDAGHISLKLLQHVGGAQNYGQIIMGLTRPAAQVPRTVSEETLLGTAAIVGIRAIEFHNLYLEKERG; from the coding sequence ATGTCCGATTCCTTTTCATTCCCTGAAGCCAACGCTCTCACTGCCAAGCTTTACACCAAACTCAAACGACACCCCAAGCGTATCGTCTTTGCCGATGGTGAAGACATCCGCGTCCTGCGGGTTGCGGCCAAAATGGTGGAAATGGAAATCGCAGTGCCTATCCTGCTTGGCAATCGTGACCGCATCTATCAAATGGCGGAAGCCGAAGGTATTTCGATGCTCTTCGTCAACGTCATCGAGCCCTCGACCTCTTCCGAAGTCTCCCTGTTCTGTAAGCGACTGGAGAAAGTTTCCCGCTACCAAGGAAAAGAAATCGCAAACCCGTGCGAAATTGTCAGCCGCCCTCACAACTTTGCCGCCATGATGGTCCAATATGGCCACGCTGACGGTATGGTTGCCGGCAACCAGTCCATGCCCGCCACGGTCTTCCGTGCGGCAATGACCATGATCAAGCCCATCAAGGAAGTCCCCACCGTCTTCGGAGCGATGATCCTGGTAGCCCCACCCCACCTTCAACACTTTGGCAAGGACGGGATTCTATTTTTAGCCGACTGCGGCGTGATCCCCACACCCGACGTCAAGCAGCTCGCATCCATTGCCGTCCAAACCGGGGATTTGGCTCGCCACTTTCTCGCCCGGACACCGAAGGTCGCCATGCTCAGCCACTCGACCCACGGCAGCGCCAACACCGAGTCATCTCAAAGAGTCGTTGCCGCAACCGAACTCGCACGGCAAAAAGTCAAAAAGAACTACCTCGACATGCAAATCGAAGGTGAATTGCAAGCCGATGTGGCACTCGACCCGGAAGCGGCAGAACAAAAACTCGAAGGCAAGCCCGCCGGCAACCCCGCCGATGTTCTGGTATTCCCAACACTCGACGCAGGCCATATCTCACTCAAGCTCCTCCAACATGTGGGAGGTGCCCAGAATTACGGGCAGATCATCATGGGTCTTACCAGACCCGCCGCCCAAGTCCCCCGCACCGTTTCCGAAGAAACACTGCTGGGAACAGCCGCCATCGTCGGCATCCGGGCCATCGAATTCCACAACCTGTATCTGGAAAAGGAACGAGGCTAA